ACCGCCGTACGACAACCGGCCAGGAGCCCCTACGACAGCCATGGGCACGTTGCGACGCGCTGCGGGATCCTCGACCACAGGATGGGCTTCAGCGGCTGACCCGACGCCGGTACACGACGTAACCGACGGTCAGACCCACCGCACCGACGGCCAGGCCGGCTCCCAGCGCCACCTCGAAGTCCGCCGGCCCCGTGCTTCCGCCCAGGCCGCCCCTGACGCCCTGGGTGGGGAGGGGGGAGCGTGTGGGGAGCGGTGTGGGGACGGCAGCGTGGCGGCGCGGCAGGACCTCACAGGCGATGCCGTCGTGTCTGCCCCGGTCCTCGTCCAGGCGATCGTGGTCACCGGGGTCGCGGTTGAACTCCGCCTGCGCGTCTTCCTGGAAGGCGAAGTCGTTGCAGTCCATGTCGCTGTTGGCGTGGGCGATGTGGGCCGCCGGGCCGGCGGTGACCAGGACGGTGATGGCGGCTGTGCATATGGCGTGGACGCGTCTCTTCACGGGCGCTCCCTTTCGGTCCTGCGGTCTCGACGACCGTCATTGCGACCGTAGGGACGCCATCCGCTCACCGGCGCGTCCTGCTACGCCATACGACTGCTCCGCACCTCGGCGGTGCCCGAACGGCCCAACCCCGCGTGCTCAGTCCCTCTGCGGCCCGTACGCCGTCAGGAAACGGTCGCGGAACTTGTCCATGCCCCAGGTCGGCGCGTTCTCGGCGGGCTTGAGGCCGTCGGTCCAGTGCCAGTCGGCGATCCGGTCCAGGACCTTCTGGTCGCGGGCGACGATGGTGACGGGGACGTCCTTGCTCGTGTTGCCGGCGGTGACGGTCGGGACGGGCTGGTGGTCGCCGAGGAAGACGAGGACCGTGTCGTCGGTGCCGTAGCGCTCGACCCATTCGGTGAGGCTGTGCAGCGAGTACTCGATGGCGCGGCGGTACTCGGTGCGCACCCGCTCGGGGTCCTTCCAGACCTCCTTGGGGTCCGTGCCCTCCTTCTTGATCTGGTGGAAGACCGAGCCGTCGCCGAGGTCGTCCCAGTCGACCATGCGGGCGATGGGGGACCAGGGGTTGTGGCTGGAGGCCAGGATGATCTCCGCCGTGATCGGCTCGCGGTCCTTCTTGCCGTGCTCCAGACGCTGGAAGGCCTCCAGGCTGAACTGGTCGGGCACGGGCGTCCAGCTGAAGTACGGGCCGTGGTAGCCCAGGTGCTCGGAGTCGTAGATGTGGTCGAGGGCGAAGTACTTGCCCTCCGGCCAGGCCCGCCGCACCCCGGGCACGACGCCGACCGTGCGCCACGCGCCGGTCTTGCGGAAGTAGCTGTTCAGCGTGGCGCGGTCACTCGTGGTCAGACTCCGGTACCGCTGCTGGTTCTTGATCCAGAGACCGGACAGGAACGTGGAGTGGGCGAGCCAGCTGCCCGCTCCCGTCACCGGGGACTTCAGCCAGGCGCTGCGCGACTGGAACCCGGCCGCCTTGAGCGAGCTCGTCCCCTCCTTGAGCACCGCGTCGATCTGCGGCGCCATCGCCGGGTCGTCGATCGCGACCCGGCCGTAGCTCTCGATGAACGTGAACAGCACGTCCTTGCCGCGCAGCCCCGTCAGCAACTGGTCCGGCGGCGTCTTCGCGAAGGCGTCCACCGCCGCCTGCTTCTCGAAGACCCGTCCGTCCGCGAGGCCCGCGCGCACCTGCTCGATGCGGTTGTTGACGAGGTCGGCGTTGCCCTTGGTCGCGAGCGGAACGCTGGTGATCTGGATGTTCAGCGTCACGCAGGTGATCCACGCGGTGCCGAGGATCAGTGTCGTGCGGGCGGCGACGGCGCGATGGCGGACCATCAGGTTCGTCACCCGCACCATCGCGAGCGTCATGAGGACGAGCACCGCGACGACCAGGACGCACATCCCGACCACCGCTAGCACCTGACCGGTACGCCCGAACGACTCCCGCACGAACTCCGCCGCGTCGTCGAGCAGGATCCAGTCCAGGACCAGGTCGAAGGGGCGCGCCAGGACCTGGTAGAAGCCCATGTCCACGAACTTCAGGACGGTGAGCAGACCGAGGAGCGCGCCCGAGGCCACCGCCATCAGCCGCCGTGACCGCGTCGGCAGCGCCAGCAACAGGCCGGCGAGCAGGATGCCCTCGGCCGGGAGGCGGAAGAACGCCTCGGGGTTGAGCCGTTCGAGGCGGTTCGGCACGAGGAGGGCGAAGAGCAGCAGCACGCCGGCCAGGACCGTCGTTCCCACGGTGACGCCGCGTGCGGTACGGGGGTAGCGGCGACGCCAGCCGAACCAGCCGGGGGAGGGGGAGTCGGGCGGCTCCGCGGAGGGGCGGGCCGTCGTTTCGTCGGCCGTCTCGGCCGCGTCACGTGCGTCAGATGCGTCGGCAGCCTCGACTTCCTCGACTTCCTCGACTTCCTCGACTTCCTCGACTTCCTCTGTCGTCCCCGCTTCTTCCGTCTCCCGCGTTACTGCGTCTGTTGCCTCCTGCGACACCCGGAGGTCCTCCCGTGCGGTCTTGCGATGGCATGGCAAACAGCGCCCGAAGATCGGGCCTGCCCCCACGAGTACGTCCGCACGTCACCTTAGGTTCAATCGGACCTGCCCGGAATCCACCCGTCCGCCGCTGCCACCGCCGCCACCGCCGTCTCCCGCGCCCACCGGTAGTCCGCCTTGCCGCTGGGCGAGCGCCGGATCGAGTCCGTGATCACCAGCTGGCGGGGGATCTTGTACCCCGCGAGGTGGGAGCGGCAGTGGGTCTGGATGTCCGTCAGCGACGGCCGTACCGCACCCGCGCGCAACTGCACCACGGCCGCCACATGATGGCCCCACTTCGGGTCCGGCACCCCGGCCACCAGCACGTCGTACACGTCGGGATGGGACTTGAGCGCCTGCTCGACCTCCTCGGGGTACACCTTCTCGCCCCCGGTGTTGATGCACTGCGAGCCGCGGCCCAGCACGGTGACGACGCCCTCCTCGTCGACCGTGGCCATGTCGCCGAGCAGCACCCACCGCTCGCCGTCCTGCTCGAAGAAGGTCTCGGCGGTTTTCCCCGGGTCGTTGTAGTAGCCGAGCGGCACGTGACCGCACTGCGCGATCCGGCCCACCTCGCCCGCGGCGACCGGCTCGTGCGTGGCCGGATCGACCACCCGCGTACGGGAGTTGACGCGGATACGGAAGCCCCGGTCGGGCCCGGAGTCCTCGGTGGCGGTGCCGTTGAAGCCGGACTCCGAGGAGCCGAAGTTGTTCAGCAGCATCACGTTCGGGACCAGTGCCTGGAACTGCCGGCGCACCGTGTCGGACATGATGGCCCCGGACGACGACACGCTGAACATCGACGAGCAGTCCGTGCCCTTCATCGGCCCGCTGAGCGCGTCGACCAGCGGCCGCAGCATCGCGTCGCCGACCAGCGACACGCTGGTGACCTTCTCCTTCTCGATCGTGCGCAGAACCTCCTCGGGCACGAACTTGCGGTGGATCACAACGCGTTGGCCGAAGTTGAAGCCGATGAACGCGGTCAGCGTGGATGTGCCATGCATCAGCGGAGCGGTGGGGAAGAAGGTGATCCCGTCGCCGCCCGCCGCCACCCGCTCGGCGAGCTCCTCCGGCTTCTTCACCGGCTCACCGGTCGGCGCGCCGCCGCCCAGCCCCGAGAAGAACAGATCCTCCTGGCGCCACATCACACCCTTGGGCATCCCGGTGGTGCCGCCGGTGTAGATGATGAACTGGTCGTCCCCCGACCGCGCCGGGAACCCCCGCTCGGGCGACCCGGCGGCCTCGGCGTCCGCGAACGCCACGGCAGGCACGACCGGCGCGGCGGCCGCACCCGGCGCCACCTCGCCGACCCGCACCAGATGCCGTAGCCCTTCCACTCGCGGCAGCGCCGCCGCCACCCGGTCCGTGAACTCCGCCTCGAAGACCAGGGCCACCAGATCGGCGTCCCGGTAGAGGTACACCAACTCCTCTTCCACGTAGCGGTAGTTGACGTTGACCGGGACGATCCTGGCCTTCAGGCAGCCCAGTACCGTCTGCAGGTACTCGATGCCGTTGTAGAGGTGGAGCCCGAGGTGCTCGCCGGGACGTATCCCGCTGTCGATCAGATGGTGCGCGATCCGGTTGGCGGCCGCGTCCAGCTGCGCATACGTCAGGCGGCGCTCCGCGCCGGTGCCCGGGTGGTCGATGTGCACGAGCGCCTCGCGGCCCGGAACCGCGTCGACGACCGACTCGAACAGGTCGGCAAGGTTGTACTCCACCGCTCCTCCTGACCTCGCTCTCCACCGGCTGCCGGTCATCAGAGCAAAGGGCGGCACAACTGGGAAGGGTCCGCGCACAAGAAATCTGACTGCCTGTCAGAAAACCCTTGAAGTGCCCCGGCGCCTCCTGCAACCTGTTCTCGTTCTTTCAGAGGGGAGATGGGCGATGGGTGGGACGGAACACCTCACCGTGCGGCGCGAAGGCGCCACACTGGTGCTCACGCTCAACAGGCCGGAGGCCAAGAACGCACTCTCACTGGCGATGCTCGTCGGCCTGTACGACGGCTGGCTCGAGGCCGACGCCGACGACTCGGTCCGCTCGATCGTGTTCACCGGCGCGGGCGGCTCGTTCTGCGCGGGCATGGACCTCAAGGCCCTGGCCGGCAAGGGCATGGAGGGAGAGCAGTACCGGGACCGGCTGAAGGCCGACCCCGACCTGCACTGGAAGGCGATGCTGCGCCACCACCGCCCCCGCAAGCCGGTGATCGCCGCCGTCGAGGGGTACTGCGTCGCCGGCGGCACGGAGATGCTCCAGGGCACCGACATCCGCGTCGCGGGCGAGTCGGCGACCTTCGGACTGTTCGAGGTCAAGCGCGGCCTGTTCCCCATCGGCGGTTCCACGGTCCGGCTGCCACGCCAGATCCCACGCACCCACGCCCTGGAGATGCTGCTCACCGGTCGCCCGTACAGCGCCCGCGAGGCCGCCGACATCGGCCTGGTCGGGCACGTCGTCCCGGACGGCACGGCACTGACCAGGGCCTTGGAGATCGCCGAACGGATCAACGCCTGCGGTCCCCTGGCCGTCGAGGCCGTCAAGGCGTCCGTCTACGAGACCGCCGAACTGACCGAGACCGACGGCCTCGCCGCCGAACTCGCGCGCGGCTGGCCGATCTTCGACACCGCAGACGCAAAGGAGGGGGCCCGCGCCTTCGCGGAGAAGCGACCGCCCGTCTACAAGCGCGCGTAGCGCTGCGCCGGCTTGGGCCGGTTCAGAGCCGCGGGCCGTCCGTGGCTGGTCGCGCCCACGCGGCGGAGCCGCATATGTCACAGCCCCGCGCCCCTTACAGGGCGCGCCCCGGCACCCCCGACCTCCCAAGGAGGCACGCCCCCGATGCCCGAAGTCCTCAAAGCTCCCCTCGTCGTAGAGTTTCCCTTCACCCGCTCCCTCGGCCCCGTCCAGAGCGCCTTCCTCACCGGCCTGCGCGAACGCGTCGTGCTCGGGGTGCGCACCAGTGACGGCCGCACCCTCGTCCCACCCGTCGAGTACGACCCCGTCACCGCCGAGGAGATCCGCGACCTGGTCGAGGTCGCCCCCACCGGCACGGTCACCACCTGGGCCTGGAACCACGCCCCACGCCGCGACCAGCCCCTCGGCACCCCCTTCGCCTGGGCCCTGGTCCGCCTCGACGGCGCCGACACCGCCCTCCTGCACGCCCTCGACGCCCCCGGCCCCGACGCCGTGCACACCGGCATGCGCGTCCGCGTCCGCTGGGCCGAGGAACGCACCGGCGCCATCACGGACATCGCCTGCTTCGAGCCGTACGACGACAAGGGCGGCCGCGACGACCACGGCGGCGACGACAGCCTGGCCGAACCGACGGGCCGCACGGGCGAGTTCGAGGACCCGATCACCGGCATCGTCGCCTCCGCCCGGCTCGACTACACCTACTCACCCGGCCGCGCCCAGACCGCCTACATCAATGCCTTGGCCGACCGTCGGAACGTCGGCGAACGCTGCCCCTCCTGCCGCAAGGTGTACGTCCCCCCGAGGGGTGCGTGCCCCACATGTGGGGTCGCCACATCAGAACAGGTCGAGGTAGGTCCCCGCGGCACAGTCACCACCTTCTGCATCGTCAACATCAAGGCGAAGAACCTCGACATCGAAGTGCCGTACGTCTACGCCCACATCGCCCTCGACGGCGCCGACCTCGCCCTGCACGGCCGTATCGGCGGCATCCCGTACGACCAGGTGCGCATGGGCCTGCGCGTCGAACCGGTGTGGGCGGAGGGTGCCCGCTACCCCGACCACTACCGGCCGACCGGCGAGCCCGACGCGGACTACGACACGTACAAGGAGCTGGTGTAGATGACCAGGCACCTGCCGGTCAGGGACATCGCCGTCGTCGCCTTCGCGCAGACCGACCACCGGCGCACCAGCGAGGAGCTCTCCGAGGTGGAGATGCTCATGCCGGTCCTGCACGAGGTGCTCGCACAGACCGGTCTCAAGACCGCCGACATCGGCTTCACCTGCTCCGGTTCCAGCGACTACCTCGCCGGCCGCGCCTTCTCCTTCACCCTCGCCCTCGACGGCGTCGGCGCCTGGCCGCCGATCTCCGAGTCGCATGTCGAGATGGACGGCGCGTGGGCGCTGTACGAGGCATGGACCAAGCTGCTGACAGGGGACGCCGACACTGCGCTCGTCTACTCCTACGGCAAGTCCTCACCCGGCCCCTTGCGCGACGTCCTGACCCGGCAGCTCGACCCCTACTACGTCGCCCCCCTCTGGCCCGACTCCGTCGCCCTGGCCGCCCTCCAGGCCCAGGCCCTCATCGACGCCGGCGCCACCGACGAACCGGCGCTCGCCGCCGTCGCCGCCCGCAGCCGCACCGACGCCACCGCCAACTCCCATGCTCAGCTTCGCGGTTCGGTGCCGCAGGGGGAGTACGTCGTACGACCGCTGCGTACCGGCGACTGCCCGCCCATCGGCGACGGCGCCGCCGCCGTGATCCTCGCGGCGGGGGAGCGGGCCCGTGAGCTGTGCGCACGGCCCGCCTGGATCCGCGGCGTCGACCACCGCATCGAGGCGCACGGCCTGGGCGTGCGCGACCTGACCGACTCGCCCTCGACCCGCCTCGCCGCCGAGAAGGCCGGCGCCTTCGAACGGCCCGTCGACACCGCCGAGTTGCACGCGCCCTTCACCTCCCAGGAGGTCGTCCTGCGCAAGGCGCTGAAGCTCGACGACAGCGTGCGCGTGAACCCGTCCGGCGGAGCGCTCGCCGCCAACCCCGTCATGGCCGCCGGGCTCATCCGCATCGGAGAGGCCGCCGCCCGCATCCACCGGGGCGAGTCCGACCGGGCGCTCGCGCACGCCACGTCCGGACCGTGTCTGCAACAGAACCTGGTCGCCGTACTCGAAGGGGATCCGCGATGAGCAAGGAGCCCGTGGCCGTCGTAGGCGTCGGTCAGACCAAGCACGTCGCGGCGCGCCGGGACGTGTCCATCGCCGGGCTCGTCCGGGAGGCCGCCCAACGCGCCCTCAGGGACGCCGAGTTGAGCTGGGCCGACATCGACGCCGTCGTCATCGGCAAGGCGCCCGACTTCTTCGAGGGCGTGATGATGCCCGAGCTGTACCTCGCCGACGCGCTCGGTGCGGTGGGCAAGCCCATGCTCCGGGTGCACACGGCCGGTTCCGTCGGCGGATCCACCGCCCTCGTCGCCGCCAACCTGGTCGCGGCCCGTGTGCACGGCACCGTGCTGACGCTCGCCTTCGAGAAGCAGTCCGAGTCGAACGCCATGTGGGGCCTGTCCCTGCCGATTCCCTTCCAGCAGCCCCTGCTGGCCGGGGCGGGCGGGTTCTTCGCGCCGCACGTGCGCGCGTACATGCGGCGCAGCGGCGCGCCCGACACCGTCGGCTCGCTGGTGGCGTACAAGGACCGCCGCAACGCGCTGAAGAACCCGTACGCGCACCTCCACGAGCACGACATCACCCTGGAGAAGGTGCAGGCCTCGCCCATGCTCTGGGACCCGATCCGCTACTCGGAGACCTGCCCCTCCTCCGACGGCGCCTGCGCCATGATCCTCACCGACCGCGCCGGAGCCGCCCGCGCGCCACGCCCGCCCGCCTGGATGCTCGGCGGCGCGATGCGCAGCGAGCCCACCATGTTCGCGGGCAAGGACTGCGTCTCCCCTCAGGCGGGCAAGGACTGCGCGGCCGACGTGTACCGGCAGGCGGGGATCGCCGATCCGCGCCGGGACATCGACGCGGTCGAGATGTACGTGCCGTTCTCCTGGTACGAGCCCATGTGGCTGGAGAACCTCGGCTTCGCCGCCGAGGGCGAGGGCTGGAAACTCACCGAGTCCCGGGTGACCGAGCTCGACGGGGACCTGCCCGTCAACATGTCGGGCGGCGTCCTGTCCACCAACCCCATCGGGGCCTCCGGCATGATCCGCTTCGCGGAAGCGGCGCTCCAGGTGCGCGGACAGGCCGGGGACCACCAGGTCGACAGGGCCCGCAAGGTGCTCGGGCACGCCTACGGCGGCGGGTCCCAGTTCTTCTCCATGTGGCTCGTGGGCTCCGAGCCCCCGGACGCCTGAGCGGACTCCCCGGACGGCCGTGGAGACGACTTGGCAAAGGTCCCCCTCGCGTGGCCTGTCGACACTCGTAACCGATCGCTAGGCTGACCCGCGGACGACGCGAATCGGGAGGAGCACGGACGTGGCCGAGAGCACCACCATCCAGCAGCCGCCGCTCACGGGCTGGGACAAGCCGGAGCTCGACCTCAGCAACGCCGACTGGCACTCGAGCAGCCGTGGCCTGGGGGATGTCCAGATCGCCTTTGTCGAGGGGTTCATCGCGATGCGCAACAGCGGCCGCCCGGAGAGCCCTTCCCTGATCTTCACACCCGCCGAGTGGGGTGCCTTCGTGTCGGGCGCGAGGGAGGGCGAGTTCGACCTGACCTGACCGCGGTCTTCGGGCCGATCCGGGTCTGTTCCGCCCGTTTTTCCGGACACGCGACCTTGAGAACCCCCCTGGGGCCGAGGCCTGAGCCAGGCTGGCCCCGGGAGGGGGAAGGTCGTATCCGGAGGTGAGGAACCCATGAGCACCCTGCCGGTCATCGCGGCGGTCGACGGCTCGGACGACAGCCTGGTCGCGCTGGACTGGGCCTTCGAGGCAGCCCTGGTGCGCGAGGCGCCGCTGCGGATGGTCCACGTGCAGCAGTACGCCGCCTGGGCCAAGCCCGACATGCTGCCCGCCGGGCCACCGCGACCGGAGGACGATCCGGTGCTCGACCGCGTACGCCGGTATCTGGCGGGGCGCGTCGAGCGGCTGGAGACGGAGTACCTCGCCCTGGAGGGTGCCCCCGCCGTGGCCCTGCCCGAACTGGGCTCCGCCGCCCAGCTGTTGGTACTCGGTTCCCGAGGGCGCGGGGGCTTCGCCGGCCTGCTGCTCGGCTCCAACGGCATGGCGGCCGCACGCGACGCCGAGTGCCCGGTCGTCGTGGTGCCCAAGCCGGGACGCCAGGTCCATGACGGCATGCCGATCGAACCGGGACCGCGGGTCGTCGTCGGCCTGCAGGTCGACAGCCCCGACGAGGCCACGCTGTCCTTCGCCTTCGCCGAGGCCGCCCTGCGCGGCGCCCGACTCCAGGTCGTCGCCGCCTACGCGTGGCCGGCCCACCTCTGGACGGCGGCCCCCAGCCAGATCGTGCCGCCGCCCGTCGACCAGGACGCCGTCGAGAACGAGACCCGCACCCTCGCGGAAGGCTTCCTCGCCCCGCACCGCGACCGTCACCCCGACGTCCACGCCGAGCCCTACGTCGCCCCGGGTGACGCGGCAGGCCACCTCGTCGCCGCCTCCCGGGACGCCAACCTGGTCGTCGTCGGCCGCCACCGACGCCGCCTGCTGGCCCCCGCCCGCATGATGGGCTCGGTGACCCAGGCGGTCCTGCTGCACGCCGCGAGCCCGGTGGCCGTGGTACCGCCCGCGCCGCCGCAGGAGTGAGGGGGAGTGAGGGGGATGCCGGGGTGCGTCACGCGGTGGCGAACCAGGCCTCGGCCAGGGACGGCAGAGTTCCGTCGGCCGGTGCGCCCAACTCCCGTAGGTACCAAGGGAGATTGCTGTACACGTGCAGCAGGGTGTACGCGAGCAGCTCGGCCGGGGCGAAGGCGGTGCCGTACGACTCGGTGAGGCGGGCCAGGAGGCGCGGATCGCCGCGGGTGACGAACAGGCCCACACCGACGAAGTCGTAAGCGCGGTCGCCGATCATGGCCGGCTCGAAGTCGAAGAGCCCGGTCAGGCGCCAACCGTCGGGATCGACGAGCAAGTGCTGCCGCATGACCTCGGTGTGCAGCAGGGAGCGGTGCGGGGTACGCGGCAGCGGGACCGAGGCGAGGAACTCGGGGATCTGCTCCAGCCAGGCGGCCGGCAGACCGCGCTCGCGCTGCCGCTCCACGGCCCCCTCCCGCTGCCGGTCCACGAACGCGCCCCAGTCCCCGGGACCGAGGACGTCCTCGAGTGGCGCGGCATCCAGTGCGTGGAGGACGGCCAGCGCCTCGCCGATCTCGGCGACGAGCCGCTCACGGTCGGCGCGCGGCACGCGGTCCCAGGCGCCGGCCAGGTTCTCGCCGCGCAGCCGGGACATCAGGACGTACCGCCAGCCGTTCTCGTAGGGACCGGCGTCGTGCACGCGCGGCGTCGGGACGGGCAGCTGCCCCTGGACATGGGACAGGGCGCGGCCCTCGGCGATGCCGTCCCGGGCGGCGGCCCCGGGGAACAGCTTGAGGACGTGCTCGTCGCCCACGGCGTACACCGGCTGCGACCCGTCCGGGAACCGCGTCAGCGGGAGGCCGGCCAGACCCAGGCGGGCGCACAGGTCCTCCGCTCCGGCCCGCATCACTTTCTCGTCGGGGACGACGGCGTCCCATTCCTCGTCTGTTTCCACGGGGGGCAGCATGATCGGGACCGTAGGACGCGCCTCTGCCGGCAGGCAACGGAATTACGCGGCCGGCGACGGTTTCGCGGAGCAGCCGGGAAGTCCCGCCCGCGGGCCAGGGAGGAGCGTCCGAACCCATGCCCGCACGTCACGGAGCAGGCCCGGCCACGTACCATGGCGACATGTCGTTCCTCCGCCGCCGCAGCGCCACGCCCGCCGGGCCCGACTTCGACGTACTGGCCATGGACCCGGGCGACTGGCCCGGCAATCTGGGCGCCGGGCTGCTGCCCGCCCCCGACGGCAGCTGCCAGGGCGTCTTCCTGCGCTACGACCTCTTCGGCGGCCGCGGCCCCGCGATGATCATCGGCAATCTGCCCGAGGGCTCCCCGGCCCGCGAGGTCGACGAGGGCGAGATCCCGTTCGAGGTCGCGCAACTGCTGCTGGCCCTGGAGAACGACGAGGAGGTCACCGTCGTCGGCAGCGAGGACGTGCCCGTGATGCAGGGCGACAACCTCCTGATCGTGCGCCGTCTGAAGCTCTCCGAGAGCCGGATCTCCTGCGTACAGTTCGACCGCAGTGACAACGTCCTGGTCACTATCGCCGCGTGGGACCGCCCCATCACCGACGATCTGTACGCCCTCCTGAAGCCGCTGCCCGCGGAGCTCTTCCAGCAGGGCTGAGTCCTCCCACCTCAAAGCCCCCTCTTCGGGGTACCACACATATCGTCATGACCCTTGTCGCAGAGTCATCGGACCTCTAGCGTCCGGGGTCATGTCGCATGAGCCGCATGAGATCACTCGAAGGACCACGTTAAAGGCTGCGGTCAGCGGGGTCGGCGCACTGGCTCTGGGGGTCGGCACCACCGGAGCTGTCGCCGCTGATTCCTCCGATGTATCGAGGGAGTCGTCCGTGCTCTGGTACGCCACTCCCGCCGCCGACTGGGAGCGCGAGGCCCTGCCCATCGGCAATGGCGCACTCGGCGCCACCGTATTCGGCACCCTCGCCTCCGAACGGCTTCAGTTCAACGAGAAGACCCTCTGGACCGGCGGCCCCGGCTCCACCCAGGGCTACGACCACGGCAACTGGCGCGCACCCCGCCCCGACGCGATCACCGCCGTCCAGGACGACCTCGACGCGCGGACCACCCTCGCCCCCGAGTCGGTGGCCGACCGGCTCGGCCAGCCACGGATCGGCTACGGCGCCCACCAGACGTTCGGCGACCTCCACCTCGACCTGCCCGGTGCGCCGACGACGCCCCCGAAGGACTACCGCCGCGAACTCGACCTCGACAACGCCGTCGCCTCGGTCTCCTACACCCACCAAGGCGTCCGCCACCAAAGGGAGTTCTTCGCCTCCCACCCCGACGGCGCGATCGTGGGCCGGCTCGGCGCCGACCGCCCCGGCAACGTCAGCTTCACCCTGCGCCACACCTCGCCACGCGCCGACTTCACGACGACCGCGGCCGACGGAACCCTGACCGTGCGGGGCGCGCTCGCCGACAACGGACTGCGCTTCGAGGCACAGGTCCGGGTGCACAGCCGGGGCGGCACCGTCACGTCCGACGCCGACGGCACGATCACCGTGACCGGGGCCGACAGCGCATGGTTCGTGCTGGCCGCGGGCACGGACTACGCCGACACCTACCCCGACCACCGTGGCCCGGACCCGCACGCCGCCGTCGCCCGTGCCGTGCAGCAGGCGGGCGACCACTACGAGGCACTGCTCGTCCGGCACACCCGCGACCACCGAGCCCTGTTCCGCCGAGTCGCCCTCGACATCGGCCAGTCACTGTCGGCAGACGTGCCCACCGACGCGCTCCTGGCCGCGTACACCGGCGGCACGAGCGCCGCCGACCGCGCCCTGGAAGCCCTCTACTTCCAGTACGGCCGCTATCTGCTCATCGCCTCCTCACGCCCCGGCTCCCTGCCCGCCAACCTCCAGGGCGTCTGGAACAACAGCACCACACCCCCGTGGTCGGCGGACTACCACACCAACATCAACATGCAGATGAACTACTGGCCCGCCGAGGCCGCGAACCTCGCCGAGACGACGGCGCCGTACGACCGTTTCGTCGAGGCCCTGCGCGCGCCCGGACGCCGTACGGCCAAGGAGATGTTCGGCTCGCGCGGCTGGGTCGTGCACAACGAGACCAACCCGTACGGCTTCACCGGCGTGCACGACTGGGCCACCGCGTTCTGGTTCCCCGAGGCGGCGGCCTGGCTCACCCAACAGATGTACGAGCACTACAGATTCGGCGGCTCCACCGCCTACCTCCGCAGCACCGCGTACCCCGTGATGAAGGAGGCCGCCGAGTTCTGGCTGGACACCCTGTGCACCGACCCCCGCGACGGAACCCTCGTCGTCACTC
Above is a window of Streptomyces sp. DT2A-34 DNA encoding:
- a CDS encoding DUF397 domain-containing protein, whose product is MAESTTIQQPPLTGWDKPELDLSNADWHSSSRGLGDVQIAFVEGFIAMRNSGRPESPSLIFTPAEWGAFVSGAREGEFDLT
- a CDS encoding universal stress protein, whose protein sequence is MSTLPVIAAVDGSDDSLVALDWAFEAALVREAPLRMVHVQQYAAWAKPDMLPAGPPRPEDDPVLDRVRRYLAGRVERLETEYLALEGAPAVALPELGSAAQLLVLGSRGRGGFAGLLLGSNGMAAARDAECPVVVVPKPGRQVHDGMPIEPGPRVVVGLQVDSPDEATLSFAFAEAALRGARLQVVAAYAWPAHLWTAAPSQIVPPPVDQDAVENETRTLAEGFLAPHRDRHPDVHAEPYVAPGDAAGHLVAASRDANLVVVGRHRRRLLAPARMMGSVTQAVLLHAASPVAVVPPAPPQE
- a CDS encoding phosphotransferase, with amino-acid sequence MLPPVETDEEWDAVVPDEKVMRAGAEDLCARLGLAGLPLTRFPDGSQPVYAVGDEHVLKLFPGAAARDGIAEGRALSHVQGQLPVPTPRVHDAGPYENGWRYVLMSRLRGENLAGAWDRVPRADRERLVAEIGEALAVLHALDAAPLEDVLGPGDWGAFVDRQREGAVERQRERGLPAAWLEQIPEFLASVPLPRTPHRSLLHTEVMRQHLLVDPDGWRLTGLFDFEPAMIGDRAYDFVGVGLFVTRGDPRLLARLTESYGTAFAPAELLAYTLLHVYSNLPWYLRELGAPADGTLPSLAEAWFATA
- a CDS encoding glycoside hydrolase family 95 protein, with the protein product MLWYATPAADWEREALPIGNGALGATVFGTLASERLQFNEKTLWTGGPGSTQGYDHGNWRAPRPDAITAVQDDLDARTTLAPESVADRLGQPRIGYGAHQTFGDLHLDLPGAPTTPPKDYRRELDLDNAVASVSYTHQGVRHQREFFASHPDGAIVGRLGADRPGNVSFTLRHTSPRADFTTTAADGTLTVRGALADNGLRFEAQVRVHSRGGTVTSDADGTITVTGADSAWFVLAAGTDYADTYPDHRGPDPHAAVARAVQQAGDHYEALLVRHTRDHRALFRRVALDIGQSLSADVPTDALLAAYTGGTSAADRALEALYFQYGRYLLIASSRPGSLPANLQGVWNNSTTPPWSADYHTNINMQMNYWPAEAANLAETTAPYDRFVEALRAPGRRTAKEMFGSRGWVVHNETNPYGFTGVHDWATAFWFPEAAAWLTQQMYEHYRFGGSTAYLRSTAYPVMKEAAEFWLDTLCTDPRDGTLVVTPSYSPEHGDFTAGAAMSQQIVHDLFTNTLEAARILGDTPDFRRRVEDALNRLDPGLRIGSWGQLQEWKEDLDDPTDTHRHVSHLFALHPGRQIGPGSEWAEAAKVSLTARGDGGTGWSKAWKINFWARLRDGDHAHKMLGEQLKSSTLPNLWDTHPPFQIDGNFGATSGIVEMLLQSQYDAIEVLPALPSSWPTGAVHGLRARGGATLDIEWAAGRATRIALKASRTRELTVRSDLFKNGELTFKAVAGRRYTWKKED